TCTCGGTCTTTGGTGTGTACGCGGTGCAGGTCAGCATCTTCAATTTGTTGCTGATGACCGCCAGCGGTGTCGCAGCCTACTTCCTTGCCAAGAACGACTACCCGATCGCGCCGCTGGTGCTGGCGCTGATCCTCGGCCCCCTGATCGAGAACAACCTGCGTCGGGGCATGAACCTGTACAACGGCGACTGGTTCCAATTCCTCTCGGATCCGGCGTCGATCGTGTTCCTCACAATCGCCGTGCTCTGGGTTGGCATTCCGCAGGTGATGAAGCTGCGCGGCAAGACCGTCCTGGTGGAAGACGCATGATCGGTCTGGACGCAGCCCCCCGCGTGGTGCTCGTTCACGCGGTCCCGGTGGCCATGGCACCGGTGGAAGCGGCGTTCAAGCGCCTGTGGCCGCAGGCCCGTCGCAGCAATCTGCTGGACGACGGCCTGCCGGCCGACCTGGAGCGCGCCGGACAGCTGACGCCCGAGCTGCATGAACGCATCGCCCGCCTAGTCGACCACGCCGTGGGCATCGGCGCCCAGGGCGTGCTGTTCACCTGCTCGGCCTTTGGTGATGCCATTGCGGCCAAGGCGGCGTGCTCACCCATTCCGGTGCTCAAGCCAGACCAGGCCATGTTTGACCTGGCCCTCGAAGCGGGTCGCCGCATCGGCATGCTCGCCACCTTTGCACCGGCCGTGCCCAACATGGAGAGGGACTTCCGAGCGGCGGCCAAACGCCGTGGCATCGACGTGGACATCGAGTCGGTGTGCGTGCCCGAGGCCATGGACGCCGCGCGCGCGGGCGATACCGCGCGGCACAACCGGCTGCTGGTCGAGGCCGCTTCACAGCTGGCCCATTGCGATGCGGTGATGCTGGCGCAGTTCTCCACATCCGTAGCACTCGATGCCGTGCAGTCGGTGCTGGCCTGCCCGGTGCTCAGTTCGCCCGATGCGGCGGTTGCGCTGCTCAAAAAGCAGCTCGGCTGATCCGATACACATCAGACCAACAGGACGGACATCGATGCACGCAGGGGGGTCAGTGTCGGAACACCAACCAAAGTCACGGGCACAAATGTTCCTGGCCTTCAGCATCTTGTCCATGCAGGGCTTTGGTGGCGTCATGGCCATCGCCCGGCGCGAGCTGGTCGAGAAGCGGGCCTGGTTGACGCCGGAGCGCTTCCTGGCCGACTGGGCGGTGGCGCACGTGCTGCCTGGCCCCAATGTGGTCAACCTGTCGGTGATGGTAGGCGACCGGTTCTTTGGCTGGACCGGTGCCGCCGTGGCGGTGGCAGGCCTGTTCACTTTTCCTCTGCTTCTGGTCCTGCTGCTGGCCGTGGGCTTTGAGTCCTACGGCTCCATTGCCGCTGTCCAGGGTGCCCTCAAAGGCATCGCCGCCGTGGTCACTGCGTTGATCGCCAGCACAGCGGCCAAGATGCTGCCCTCCATGCGTGCGCATCCAGGCGGGCGGCTTTTCTGCCTGTTCTGCGGCATGGTCACGCTGGCACTGGTGCTGGTGCTGCGATGGCCCCTGCCCTGGATCCTGGGCTCCGTGGGTCTGACCGCCTGGGCCTGGACCTATTACTGGCTTGGGGCCCACCCGAAGCCAGGCGCACGATGACCAACGTCCAAGCCTTCGCCTGGAGCGACCTGCCCAGCCTGTGCCTGAACTTCGCCACGCTGTCCCTCATCTCCGTCGGCGGTGGCATGGCCGTGGTGCCTGACATGCACCGCTTCCTGGTGCTTGAAAGCCGCTGGCTCACAGCGTCGCAGTTCAGCGACTCCGTGGCCCTGGCGCAGGTTGCGCCGGGCCCCAACATCCTGTTCGTGGCCCTGATGGGCTGGTACGCGTCGTCGCTTTCGCTGGGTGTCTGGGCCGCGCCGCTGGTGGCAACGCTGTGCCTGCTGTGCATGGTGGGCCCCAGCTCGGTGCTGGCCTTGTACGCCTCGCGCTGGATGGAGCGGCACCATGAGGTGCGCAGCGTCAAAGCCTTCCACAACGGCCTTGCGCCGGTGGTGGTGGCCCTGCTGTTTTCGTCGGCGGTGTACGTCTACCCTTCCAAGAGCATGACCTTGCACGATCTGGCGCTGGCGGTGTTGTGCCTGACGGCGTTCGTGCTGCTGCTCAAAACCCGCGTGAACCTGATGCTGCTGCTGGCCGCCGGTGCCACCGCTGGCGCGCTGGGCCTGGTTTAAGTGCCCCGTAGCGGCGCGCTCCGCCGCGGGATCGACCTTTCGGCCTGCCGTGGCTGGGGCGTCACCTCCGGCCCGAGCAAGACGCGGATTTTTTCCATGTTTCTGATGGTGGCGTTCAGGTGCTCGCTCATCGCGGCCGATGCGTCCGATAGCCGCTCTGCTTCAATCAGATCCAGGATATCCAGGTGCTGCTGGCAGTGCGCCGCGTACCGCACACGGTCCTTCATCGACCGGTACGACAACAGGCGCCGCAGGCGGTGGACGCGACGCACAGCGTCGATGAAGAACGCGTTTCCTGAAGCCTGCACCAAGGCCTCGTGAAACAGCACGCCCCGGTCGTGCAACTCCTCGGGCGTGGCGGTTTCGATGCCACCGTTCAGCAGTCGCCGCTCGGTGGCGCGCAAGCGCGCGATCACCTGGGGATCCAGGTGGTAGCCAGGCTCCAGCAAGGCGGCAGGCTCCAGCGCCAAGCGCAGCCGGTAGGACTTCAGCAGACTGCCGGGGGTGGTCAGGATGGCACTGAAGTCCCAGCCGTAGCCAGGGCGTTTCTGCATCCACCCTTCATCGGAAATCCGGTGCAGCAGGGTGTGCAGCTGACCGCCTGAGAGGCTGTACCTCGACCTCAGTTCAGCTTCGGTCACCTCGTCGGGCAGGGCCCCATTGAGGCGGTCTTCCGCCAGCTGAAAGTACGCCGCGCTCAAGCAGTCGGTCTGCGAGACCCCGAACTCCGTCGCCAGCAACGTGGCGACCCGATCCAACGACGCTGCGAGGAAGAAGCCGCGGTTCGGTTCACGCACCACCACGCCCTTTTCTTGCAGCCTGATCAGCGCCTGGCTGACCGGGGTGCGCGACACCTTCAGGCGCCCGGCCAACGCGGCCGCCGTCAGGTGAGCACCCTCGGCCAGCCCTTGATCAAGAACGGTTTCCAGTATCTGGCGCGCGAGCATTTTCATCCTTCATTCGAGCATCAACCCATATAGTCGTCACCCAAAAACATTGCATCAAACAACTCCTTGCAACAACAGGCCACTCACCAGAAGTATCGAATGAGAGCTCGCATTCAGAAATTCATGCAATAAATGCAGGCCATGGACGGATGAGACCCCGGGTTTTCCACATAGTTATTTTGTATTTAATAAAACTAAAATGCAACTTTCAACCTTCCAAAAGCATCTACGATGAAGCCCCTATCGCACCCGCTCGCTCGCGCCGTCGGACTCGCACTGGGCATCGCCGCCCTCAGCCCCACACAGGCGCAGGACTACCCGTCCCGCAACGTGTCCATCGTCGTGCCCTTCGGCGCAGGTGGCGGCGTGGACATCACTGCCCGCCTGCTGGCCGAGAAGCTGCGCACCACGCTGGGTGGCACGGTCATCGTGGAAAACAAGGCCGGCGGCAGCGGCATGATCGGCGCGCAGGCGGTGGTCAAGGCCGCGCCGGACGGCCACACCCTGCTGCTGGGTTCGGCCGGCGAAACCGCCATCAACCCCTTCGTCTACAAGGGCCGCATGCAGTACGAGCCGGCCAAGGATCTGGTGCCGGTCACGCTGGTGGTGCGCGTGCCCAACGTGCTGGTGGTGGCCAACAAACTGCCGGTGAAGAACACCGAAGAGCTGATCGCCCACGCCAAGAAGAACCCGGGCAAGTTGTCCTATTCCACCAGCGGCGTGGGCAACCCGCAGCACCTCAATGGCGAATTGCTCGAAGAACTGGGCGGCATCTTCATGGTCCACATCCCCTACCGCGGCGCCGCGGCCCAGCTGGTGGACGTAACCTCCGGCCTGGTGGACATGACCTTCGTGAGCTACACGGCGGCCAAGTCCTTCATCCAGGCCGGCAAGGTCAAGCCGATCGCGGTGACCTCGCCCACCCGCGCTTCGTTCGCGCCCGACCTGCCGGCCCTGGCCGAACACAAGCCGCTCGCCAAGTACGCACTGGAAAACTGGTTTGGCCTGTTCGCCCCCGCCGGCACGCCCGACGCTGTGGTGCAGAAGCTCAATGCCGCCGTGACCGCCGCCCTCAAAGACCCCGAGCTGGCCAAGAAGCTGCGCGAACAGGGTTGCGAACCCACGCCCATGAGCCCGCAGCAGTTCAAGGACTTCATCAAGAAGGAGTCCACTCAGTTCGAACGCATCGTCACCACCGCCAAGATCGTTGCGGAGTAAACAGTCAATCCTTCAAAGAATGCGTATCGGTTCAGGCGCGCCGGTGTCTCGGCGATGCCTACTTCAGCATCCACTCATGCTGGGGGTCGTTCTTGAACACCCAGAAGCGGTTCGGGCCGGCCATCACGTTGAGGTAGTACAGGTCGTAGCCGTGCGGCGCGACCACAGGGTGGTAGCCGCGCGGCACCATCACCACGTCGTGGTCTTCCACCGCGCAGGCTTCGTCCAGGCTGCGGTCGTCGGTGTAGACGCGCTGGAAGGCAAAGCCCTGCGGCGGGTTGAGGCGGTGGTAGTACGTCTCCTCCAGCAAGGTCTCGGTCGGCGGCGTTTCCTGGTCGTGCTTGTGCGGCGGGTAGCTGCTGGAATGGCTGGCCGGGGTCATCACCTCCACCACCAGCAGGTG
This Hydrogenophaga taeniospiralis DNA region includes the following protein-coding sequences:
- a CDS encoding aspartate/glutamate racemase family protein; amino-acid sequence: MIGLDAAPRVVLVHAVPVAMAPVEAAFKRLWPQARRSNLLDDGLPADLERAGQLTPELHERIARLVDHAVGIGAQGVLFTCSAFGDAIAAKAACSPIPVLKPDQAMFDLALEAGRRIGMLATFAPAVPNMERDFRAAAKRRGIDVDIESVCVPEAMDAARAGDTARHNRLLVEAASQLAHCDAVMLAQFSTSVALDAVQSVLACPVLSSPDAAVALLKKQLG
- a CDS encoding chromate transporter, which gives rise to MFLAFSILSMQGFGGVMAIARRELVEKRAWLTPERFLADWAVAHVLPGPNVVNLSVMVGDRFFGWTGAAVAVAGLFTFPLLLVLLLAVGFESYGSIAAVQGALKGIAAVVTALIASTAAKMLPSMRAHPGGRLFCLFCGMVTLALVLVLRWPLPWILGSVGLTAWAWTYYWLGAHPKPGAR
- a CDS encoding chromate transporter, with amino-acid sequence MTNVQAFAWSDLPSLCLNFATLSLISVGGGMAVVPDMHRFLVLESRWLTASQFSDSVALAQVAPGPNILFVALMGWYASSLSLGVWAAPLVATLCLLCMVGPSSVLALYASRWMERHHEVRSVKAFHNGLAPVVVALLFSSAVYVYPSKSMTLHDLALAVLCLTAFVLLLKTRVNLMLLLAAGATAGALGLV
- a CDS encoding GntR family transcriptional regulator, with product MKMLARQILETVLDQGLAEGAHLTAAALAGRLKVSRTPVSQALIRLQEKGVVVREPNRGFFLAASLDRVATLLATEFGVSQTDCLSAAYFQLAEDRLNGALPDEVTEAELRSRYSLSGGQLHTLLHRISDEGWMQKRPGYGWDFSAILTTPGSLLKSYRLRLALEPAALLEPGYHLDPQVIARLRATERRLLNGGIETATPEELHDRGVLFHEALVQASGNAFFIDAVRRVHRLRRLLSYRSMKDRVRYAAHCQQHLDILDLIEAERLSDASAAMSEHLNATIRNMEKIRVLLGPEVTPQPRQAERSIPRRSAPLRGT
- a CDS encoding Bug family tripartite tricarboxylate transporter substrate binding protein, with amino-acid sequence MKPLSHPLARAVGLALGIAALSPTQAQDYPSRNVSIVVPFGAGGGVDITARLLAEKLRTTLGGTVIVENKAGGSGMIGAQAVVKAAPDGHTLLLGSAGETAINPFVYKGRMQYEPAKDLVPVTLVVRVPNVLVVANKLPVKNTEELIAHAKKNPGKLSYSTSGVGNPQHLNGELLEELGGIFMVHIPYRGAAAQLVDVTSGLVDMTFVSYTAAKSFIQAGKVKPIAVTSPTRASFAPDLPALAEHKPLAKYALENWFGLFAPAGTPDAVVQKLNAAVTAALKDPELAKKLREQGCEPTPMSPQQFKDFIKKESTQFERIVTTAKIVAE